In a genomic window of Corynebacterium lizhenjunii:
- the ispG gene encoding flavodoxin-dependent (E)-4-hydroxy-3-methylbut-2-enyl-diphosphate synthase, with protein sequence MSTAIGLGMPEGPAPTLAPRRKTRQLFVGPVGVGSEHPISVQSMTTTKTHDVNATLQQIAQLTATGCDIVRVACPKTVDAEALPAIAKKSPIPVIADIHFQPKYIFQAIDAGCAAIRVNPGNIKEFDGRVKEVARAAGDAGIPIRIGVNGGSLDKRLLEKYGKATPEALVESAMWEASLFEEHGYGDIAISVKHSDPVLMVEAYRQLAAQTDYPLHLGVTEAGPKFMGTIKSSVAFGALLSEGIGDTIRVSLSADPVEEIKVGDQILQALNLRPRKLEIVSCPSCGRAQVDVYKLAEEVTAGLEGMEFPLRVAVMGCVVNGPGEARDADLGVASGNGKGQIFVKGEVVKTVPESQIVQTLIEEAMRIAEEEGLEAVEGAKAEVRVTK encoded by the coding sequence ATGTCTACCGCCATCGGCCTAGGTATGCCCGAAGGTCCCGCCCCCACGCTGGCTCCGCGCAGGAAGACGCGGCAACTTTTTGTGGGCCCGGTGGGAGTGGGTTCGGAGCACCCCATTTCCGTGCAGTCCATGACTACCACCAAAACCCATGATGTCAACGCGACGCTGCAGCAGATTGCTCAGCTCACCGCCACGGGCTGCGATATTGTGCGCGTGGCGTGCCCCAAGACTGTAGACGCAGAAGCCCTCCCGGCTATTGCGAAGAAGTCGCCCATTCCGGTGATTGCGGATATTCACTTCCAGCCTAAGTACATTTTCCAGGCCATTGACGCGGGTTGCGCGGCCATCCGCGTGAATCCGGGCAACATTAAGGAATTCGATGGCCGCGTTAAAGAGGTGGCAAGGGCGGCCGGGGACGCTGGCATTCCCATCCGCATTGGCGTCAACGGTGGCTCCTTGGATAAGCGCCTGCTAGAGAAGTACGGCAAGGCCACGCCGGAAGCGCTGGTGGAGTCCGCCATGTGGGAGGCCAGCCTGTTTGAAGAGCACGGATACGGCGACATCGCCATTTCGGTGAAGCACTCTGACCCGGTATTGATGGTGGAGGCCTACCGCCAGCTAGCTGCCCAGACTGATTACCCGCTGCACTTGGGGGTGACGGAGGCGGGCCCGAAGTTCATGGGCACTATCAAGTCCTCGGTGGCTTTTGGCGCGCTGCTTTCGGAGGGCATTGGGGATACCATCCGTGTGTCCTTGTCCGCGGACCCGGTCGAAGAAATCAAGGTCGGTGACCAGATTCTGCAGGCGTTAAACCTGCGCCCCCGCAAGCTGGAGATTGTTTCTTGCCCCTCGTGTGGCCGCGCTCAGGTGGACGTGTACAAGCTGGCGGAAGAAGTTACCGCCGGTTTGGAGGGCATGGAGTTCCCGCTGCGGGTGGCCGTCATGGGCTGCGTGGTCAATGGCCCGGGCGAGGCCCGCGATGCCGACTTGGGCGTGGCATCAGGCAATGGTAAGGGACAGATCTTTGTCAAGGGCGAAGTGGTCAAGACTGTGCCGGAGTCGCAGATTGTTCAAACCCTGATTGAAGAGGCCATGCGCATTGCTGAGGAAGAGGGCCTGGAGGCGGTCGAAGGTGCCAAGGCCGAGGTCCGCGTCACTAAATAG
- a CDS encoding M50 family metallopeptidase: MAHVAGIVLFALGIGLTIALHEAGHMYTARAFGMRVRRFSIGFGPKVAAFKRGDTEYSLAALPVGGFCDIAGMTAQDELSAEEAPHAMYAKPAWQRIVVLSGGVAVNVMLGFAILVGVGLNAGLPDPHADVRARVGETMCTADVLADGSLAPCQGAGPAAVAGVRPGDIITAVNGEPVADFVELRERILTMPGQTVTLGIERQGSQLELPVLVDAVERPSSPGGPAVDVGSIGVASAPVDVMVQHDWSTVVPATAAFSWDMAKSTVEAIIKLPAKVPGVVAAVFGSERADDSPMSVVGASRVGGELVERSLWPAFFMMLASLNYFLALFNLIPLPPFDGGHIAVVIYEKIRDAIRRLRGRPALGPADYRGLMPVTYVMAALLMGFGALVILADVVNPIRLFG, encoded by the coding sequence ATGGCACACGTTGCCGGTATCGTCTTGTTCGCCTTAGGCATTGGGCTGACTATCGCTTTGCATGAGGCAGGGCATATGTACACCGCGCGCGCATTTGGCATGCGGGTGCGCCGCTTCTCTATTGGTTTTGGCCCCAAAGTTGCGGCGTTTAAGCGCGGTGACACGGAGTATTCCCTGGCGGCGCTGCCAGTGGGTGGGTTTTGCGATATTGCGGGCATGACGGCGCAAGATGAGCTCAGCGCTGAGGAGGCGCCGCACGCCATGTATGCCAAGCCCGCTTGGCAGCGCATTGTGGTGCTCTCCGGCGGGGTGGCCGTCAATGTCATGTTGGGTTTTGCCATCCTCGTTGGCGTTGGATTGAATGCTGGCCTGCCGGATCCGCATGCTGATGTCCGCGCGCGAGTAGGCGAAACCATGTGTACCGCGGATGTGCTGGCTGATGGCTCCTTGGCGCCGTGTCAGGGCGCAGGCCCGGCGGCTGTGGCCGGGGTGCGCCCTGGGGACATTATCACGGCGGTTAATGGGGAGCCCGTCGCTGATTTTGTGGAGCTGCGCGAGCGCATCCTGACTATGCCTGGCCAGACGGTCACCCTGGGCATCGAGCGCCAAGGTAGCCAGTTGGAGCTGCCGGTGCTTGTCGATGCCGTCGAGCGCCCCTCCTCGCCAGGGGGCCCGGCCGTAGACGTCGGTTCTATCGGCGTGGCTTCAGCCCCAGTAGATGTGATGGTTCAGCATGATTGGTCCACGGTGGTCCCGGCTACGGCAGCGTTTTCTTGGGATATGGCCAAGTCCACGGTAGAGGCGATAATCAAACTACCGGCGAAGGTGCCGGGAGTGGTCGCCGCTGTTTTTGGCTCCGAGCGGGCGGATGATTCCCCGATGTCGGTGGTCGGTGCGTCCCGCGTGGGCGGGGAGCTGGTGGAGCGCAGCCTGTGGCCCGCGTTCTTTATGATGTTGGCGTCGCTGAACTACTTCTTGGCGTTGTTCAATCTCATTCCGCTGCCGCCTTTCGACGGCGGTCACATTGCGGTGGTGATTTATGAGAAGATTCGTGATGCCATCCGTCGCCTGCGCGGTAGGCCTGCGCTGGGCCCGGCCGATTATCGGGGCCTGATGCCGGTCACCTACGTGATGGCGGCGTTGCTTATGGGCTTTGGTGCGCTGGTGATCCTGGCGGACGTGGTCAACCCCATTAGGTTGTTTGGCTAG
- the map gene encoding type I methionyl aminopeptidase yields the protein MTNRGMLTPGTPTPVRTVPKHIERPEYVWKDSAQENIGEPFVQTPEVIEAMRETSRIAANALKVAGAAVAPGVTTDEIDRVAHEYMCDHGAYPSDLGYLHFPKSVCISLNEIVCHGIPDSTVIQDGDIVNIDVTAFKHGVHGDCNATFLAGNVAEEHRLLVERTKEATLRAIKAAKPGREINVIGRVIESYANRFGYNVVRDFTGHGIGPTFHNGLVVLHYENTTYRNILEPGMTLTIEPMINLGDLDYEIWDNGWTVQNTDGKFSAQFEHTLVITEDGAEILTLPDED from the coding sequence ATGACTAATCGCGGAATGCTGACCCCCGGAACGCCTACTCCTGTACGCACGGTGCCCAAGCACATCGAGCGCCCAGAGTACGTGTGGAAGGACAGCGCACAAGAAAACATCGGGGAGCCCTTTGTCCAGACACCGGAGGTTATCGAGGCGATGCGGGAGACCTCGCGCATTGCTGCCAATGCCTTGAAGGTGGCTGGCGCTGCGGTGGCCCCAGGGGTGACCACCGATGAGATCGACCGGGTAGCCCACGAGTACATGTGCGACCATGGCGCCTACCCCTCCGACCTGGGGTACTTGCATTTCCCCAAGTCCGTGTGCATTTCTCTCAATGAGATTGTGTGCCATGGCATCCCGGATAGCACAGTTATCCAGGATGGGGACATTGTTAATATCGACGTCACGGCCTTCAAACACGGTGTGCACGGCGACTGCAATGCCACCTTCCTGGCTGGCAATGTGGCTGAGGAACACCGCCTTTTGGTGGAGCGCACCAAGGAGGCAACCTTGCGCGCTATTAAGGCTGCGAAGCCAGGGCGCGAGATCAACGTGATTGGTCGGGTGATTGAGTCCTACGCCAACCGATTTGGTTACAACGTGGTGCGGGACTTCACCGGCCACGGAATTGGCCCCACGTTCCACAATGGCTTAGTGGTGTTGCACTATGAGAACACCACGTATCGCAACATCCTGGAGCCGGGCATGACGCTGACCATCGAGCCGATGATCAACTTGGGCGATCTGGACTACGAGATTTGGGACAACGGCTGGACTGTGCAAAACACTGACGGGAAGTTTAGCGCGCAGTTCGAGCACACCCTGGTCATCACAGAGGATGGTGCAGAGATTCTCACGCTGCCTGACGAGGACTAG
- the dxr gene encoding 1-deoxy-D-xylulose-5-phosphate reductoisomerase, whose amino-acid sequence MSVKSILILGSTGSIGTQALELIADNPDKFRVVGIAAGGANPALIIDQARAFNLSYDHVAVANVEAAEEVSAALGGPVRSGADAAVALTQDVAADTVLNGLVGSRGLAATMAALESGAYLALANKESLVAGGALVLAAAREGQLIPVDSEHSAMAQALMAGHRQELSRLVLTASGGPFRGWTREQMWEVTPQQAAQHPTWSMGQMNTLNSATLVNKGLELIEATLLFDVDPQDIDVVVHPQSIVHSMATFVDGCTMAQASPPSMKLPISLALDWPHRVPAAQPALDFSQAHTWTFEAVDDANFPAVELARVAAAAGTGVIYNAANEQAAEAFLAGRIAFPQIVDTVAHVMERLDAIGGPRAQFADLDAVLEVEQQARELADAHLRTLAT is encoded by the coding sequence GTGAGTGTGAAGAGCATCCTTATTCTCGGTTCCACCGGGTCCATTGGCACCCAAGCCCTGGAGCTTATTGCTGATAACCCGGATAAATTCCGCGTGGTGGGCATTGCGGCCGGCGGGGCCAACCCGGCGTTGATCATTGACCAAGCCCGGGCTTTCAATCTTTCGTATGACCACGTGGCCGTGGCTAACGTCGAGGCTGCAGAGGAGGTCTCCGCAGCATTGGGCGGCCCGGTGCGCAGCGGGGCGGACGCAGCGGTGGCCCTCACTCAGGATGTTGCGGCGGACACTGTGCTCAACGGCCTGGTGGGCTCGCGCGGATTGGCGGCGACCATGGCCGCTTTGGAGTCTGGCGCTTATTTGGCATTGGCCAATAAAGAGTCTCTGGTGGCGGGAGGGGCGCTGGTGCTGGCTGCCGCGCGCGAAGGTCAGCTTATCCCTGTGGACTCGGAGCATTCGGCGATGGCACAGGCGCTGATGGCGGGGCATCGGCAAGAACTGTCTAGGCTGGTGCTCACAGCCTCTGGAGGGCCCTTTAGGGGCTGGACCCGGGAACAAATGTGGGAGGTCACCCCGCAGCAGGCTGCCCAGCACCCCACGTGGTCCATGGGGCAGATGAATACGCTGAATTCCGCCACATTGGTCAATAAGGGCCTGGAGCTTATCGAGGCCACCTTGCTCTTCGACGTGGACCCGCAGGACATTGACGTGGTGGTTCACCCGCAGTCGATTGTCCATTCCATGGCCACCTTCGTTGATGGGTGCACCATGGCGCAGGCCTCCCCGCCGTCGATGAAGCTGCCCATTTCCTTGGCCTTGGATTGGCCGCACCGGGTGCCCGCCGCGCAACCGGCTCTAGACTTTAGCCAGGCGCACACCTGGACTTTTGAGGCGGTCGATGACGCCAATTTCCCCGCTGTGGAGCTCGCCCGGGTTGCGGCCGCAGCAGGCACCGGGGTGATTTATAACGCCGCGAATGAGCAGGCGGCGGAGGCCTTCCTTGCTGGGCGTATTGCTTTCCCGCAGATTGTGGATACGGTTGCCCACGTGATGGAGCGGCTGGACGCCATTGGTGGCCCGCGGGCTCAGTTCGCGGACTTGGATGCGGTGTTGGAGGTGGAGCAGCAGGCGCGTGAGCTGGCCGATGCCCACCTGCGCACCCTCGCCACGTAA
- a CDS encoding penicillin-binding transpeptidase domain-containing protein → MKKMAALVCATALATTALVACTPKPPSAQPVAQQFAQALEQRDMEALGQVVSQPAQATEVVEATFSGLQAESVDIELDRVEQQESLATAHYTVRWMLPRQRTLDYEASAVLTKQGQEWTVDWQPSVLHPRLGAHQHLELRPVAAERASVVSSDGVELLTPGLQYRLLVDTKSADTARVAAALAPLVAQDPAELADALAKASGVYSVGLYDDAVEREVMALGLAGVRFNEEPALTVREEGFATDILSRVRTLVADRLDGTNGWRVAVVNENGASLTDIEYHAAQPSPAIRVGLDYNVQRAAEAAVNLRADSEAMIVAMRPSTGEILAVAQTAAADKRGDLALSGQFPPGSVFKILTAGAGIDKQGLDSGSIVPCPGTMNLYGRVVTNYNGFGLGSVPLEQAFARSCNTTFADISTRLEQGELKQEAKRFGLGIDYDIPGLTTVTGSVPEGETPLERTEAGYGQGLDLVSPFGMALVSSTVAAGVRPVPRLIAGEKTTPSEEIDGPAPHVIENLRTMMRSTVTSGTAAGMRAGGEIYGKTGEAEITGGSHAWFTGFRDDDIAFATLVVLGGGSETSVALTDHFFRTLDDLRSRPNPGL, encoded by the coding sequence ATGAAAAAGATGGCGGCTTTGGTGTGCGCGACGGCGCTGGCTACGACGGCGCTTGTCGCGTGTACGCCTAAGCCGCCTTCTGCGCAGCCGGTGGCGCAGCAATTTGCCCAGGCGCTGGAGCAGCGGGACATGGAGGCCCTGGGCCAGGTGGTCTCACAGCCTGCCCAGGCCACCGAGGTTGTCGAGGCCACCTTTAGCGGCCTGCAAGCTGAGAGCGTGGACATCGAGCTCGACCGCGTAGAGCAGCAGGAATCCCTGGCTACGGCGCATTACACGGTGCGTTGGATGCTGCCGCGGCAGCGGACGCTGGACTATGAGGCATCGGCAGTGTTGACCAAGCAGGGGCAGGAATGGACGGTGGACTGGCAGCCTTCGGTGCTGCACCCGCGCTTAGGCGCGCACCAGCACTTGGAGTTGCGCCCGGTCGCTGCTGAGCGGGCCTCAGTGGTTAGTTCCGATGGGGTGGAGCTGCTCACCCCCGGCCTGCAGTACCGCTTGCTGGTGGATACTAAGTCTGCTGATACCGCCCGGGTCGCCGCCGCCTTAGCCCCCCTGGTGGCCCAGGATCCCGCCGAGCTTGCCGATGCCCTGGCAAAGGCCTCAGGTGTCTACTCCGTTGGGCTCTATGACGATGCCGTTGAGCGCGAGGTCATGGCCCTGGGGCTTGCGGGCGTGCGATTTAACGAGGAACCGGCGCTGACGGTGCGGGAGGAAGGCTTTGCCACTGATATTTTGTCCCGCGTGCGCACTCTCGTTGCGGACCGTTTGGATGGGACAAACGGCTGGCGTGTGGCGGTGGTTAATGAAAACGGTGCGTCGTTGACCGATATCGAGTATCACGCAGCCCAGCCTTCCCCGGCCATTCGGGTGGGCCTGGACTACAACGTGCAGCGCGCAGCTGAGGCCGCGGTAAACCTGCGGGCAGATTCCGAGGCAATGATTGTGGCCATGCGCCCGTCAACCGGGGAAATTCTGGCGGTGGCACAGACGGCTGCGGCCGATAAGCGTGGCGACCTGGCGCTAAGTGGGCAGTTCCCGCCGGGTTCGGTGTTTAAGATTCTTACGGCAGGAGCGGGTATAGACAAGCAAGGCCTTGACTCTGGTTCCATCGTGCCCTGCCCGGGAACCATGAACCTCTACGGGCGCGTGGTGACAAACTACAATGGCTTCGGATTGGGCTCGGTGCCGCTAGAGCAGGCCTTTGCGCGTTCCTGCAACACCACGTTTGCAGATATTTCTACCCGGCTGGAGCAAGGTGAGCTCAAACAGGAGGCCAAGCGTTTTGGTTTAGGGATTGACTATGACATCCCGGGTTTGACCACCGTGACTGGCTCAGTGCCGGAAGGCGAGACGCCGCTTGAGCGCACGGAGGCCGGTTATGGTCAGGGCCTGGACTTGGTCAGCCCCTTTGGGATGGCGCTGGTGTCTTCCACGGTGGCTGCAGGTGTGCGTCCGGTGCCGCGGCTGATTGCGGGGGAGAAGACCACCCCCTCAGAGGAGATTGACGGCCCCGCCCCGCACGTGATTGAAAATCTGCGCACCATGATGCGCTCTACTGTAACCAGCGGTACTGCTGCGGGCATGCGAGCCGGCGGGGAGATTTACGGCAAGACCGGTGAGGCCGAAATTACCGGTGGTTCCCACGCGTGGTTTACCGGTTTCCGTGATGATGACATTGCTTTTGCCACCCTGGTGGTCCTGGGGGGCGGATCGGAGACCTCCGTGGCGTTGACGGATCACTTCTTCCGCACCCTGGATGACTTGCGCTCCCGCCCTAACCCCGGGCTTTAA
- a CDS encoding DUF2631 domain-containing protein: MSSHKLTPEVYDGVSTEDVPSAAFGWSRTSRKGVQIAGWISVFVLLMYNFGNHRGHVETVFLAVFTVVITLGLLIHLFQPKMPQVRTLTARNKPAGHQEPEWAYEQKTLGNVYAELSDAELRALNIDPARVAHLRNQDGAVASSTAKHALH; encoded by the coding sequence GTGTCTTCCCACAAGCTGACCCCCGAGGTCTACGACGGCGTTTCCACCGAAGACGTACCATCCGCAGCATTCGGCTGGTCTCGCACCTCACGCAAGGGCGTCCAGATAGCCGGCTGGATTTCCGTCTTCGTCCTGTTGATGTACAACTTCGGTAACCACCGGGGCCACGTTGAGACCGTATTCCTGGCTGTCTTCACCGTCGTCATCACCCTGGGCCTGCTCATCCACCTCTTCCAGCCCAAGATGCCGCAGGTGCGCACCCTCACCGCCCGCAACAAGCCGGCCGGCCACCAGGAACCCGAGTGGGCCTACGAGCAAAAGACCCTGGGCAACGTCTACGCAGAGCTTAGCGATGCCGAGCTGCGTGCCCTCAACATCGACCCCGCCCGCGTTGCACACCTGCGCAACCAGGACGGCGCAGTGGCCAGCTCCACCGCAAAGCACGCGCTGCACTAA